A region of Silvimonas iriomotensis DNA encodes the following proteins:
- a CDS encoding carbohydrate ABC transporter permease: MPKNNLSRFIVYAVLIYFAVYYLLPLYVMLTTSVKSMDEIRAGNLLSFPMHITFAAWSKAWSSACTGVECTGLAPFFWNSVRLVVPAVLISTSMGAINGYILSKWRFPGSELVFAMLMYGLYIPFQVLLLPMAMTEGWMGIASSTTGLVFVHVVCGIASTTLFFRNFYVGIPDELINAARLDGAGFWRIFWRIVLPMSIPILMVTLIWQFTQIWNDFLFGLVFSAGGSQPITVGLNNLANTSTTVKEYNVDMAAAIIAALPTIFVYVAAGKYFVRGLSAGAVKG, from the coding sequence ATGCCTAAGAATAACCTGTCCCGCTTTATTGTTTACGCGGTTCTGATTTACTTTGCGGTCTACTATCTCTTGCCGTTGTACGTCATGTTGACGACATCGGTGAAGAGCATGGATGAGATCCGTGCCGGTAACCTGCTGTCGTTCCCGATGCATATCACGTTTGCTGCTTGGTCCAAGGCCTGGAGCAGTGCGTGTACTGGCGTGGAATGTACTGGTCTGGCGCCGTTTTTCTGGAACTCCGTACGCCTGGTGGTTCCGGCCGTGCTGATTTCCACGTCGATGGGTGCGATCAACGGTTACATCCTGTCCAAGTGGCGCTTTCCGGGTTCGGAACTGGTGTTCGCGATGCTGATGTATGGTCTGTACATTCCGTTCCAGGTGCTGCTGCTGCCGATGGCCATGACTGAAGGCTGGATGGGCATTGCGTCCTCCACCACCGGTCTGGTGTTCGTGCACGTGGTCTGCGGTATCGCTTCCACCACGCTGTTCTTCCGCAACTTCTACGTGGGCATTCCGGATGAATTGATCAATGCTGCCCGTCTGGATGGCGCCGGTTTCTGGCGCATCTTCTGGCGCATCGTGCTGCCGATGTCGATTCCTATCCTGATGGTCACGCTGATCTGGCAATTTACCCAGATCTGGAACGACTTCCTGTTCGGTCTGGTGTTCTCTGCCGGTGGTTCGCAACCGATTACCGTCGGTCTGAACAACCTGGCCAACACCTCCACGACCGTCAAGGAATACAACGTTGATATGGCTGCCGCGATTATCGCCGCGCTGCCGACCATCTTCGTGTACGTGGCTGCAGGTAAATATTTTGTGCGCGGTCTGTCCGCCGGCGCGGTCAAGGGCTAA
- a CDS encoding carbohydrate ABC transporter permease, whose translation MIQSTRPAQYGFAERWLPRLVLAPSFLLSLIFIYGFVAWNGYLSFTASRLLPNYTWVGFDQYARLLDSGNDRWWVAVENLFKFGFLFIGVSMVVGVLLAILLDQKIRAEGALRTIYLYPMALSFIVTGTAWKWMLNPGLGLEKMVHDWGWTSFQFDWLVNPDMSIYTVVIAGIWQSSGFVMALFLAGLRGIDDSIIKAAQIDGATLPRIYWKIILPAMRPVFFSTLMILAHIAIKSFDLVVALTGGGPGFSSDLPATYMYAMAFTRGEMGLGSASAMMMLLTVSAVIVPYLYSELRRGRNA comes from the coding sequence ATGATTCAGTCGACCCGGCCAGCTCAGTATGGCTTTGCGGAACGCTGGCTTCCGCGGCTTGTGCTTGCCCCGTCGTTCTTGCTTTCGCTGATATTCATTTATGGTTTCGTCGCCTGGAATGGTTATCTGTCGTTTACCGCTTCGCGTTTGCTGCCTAACTACACCTGGGTGGGTTTTGACCAGTACGCGCGCCTCCTTGACAGCGGCAATGATCGTTGGTGGGTTGCGGTCGAGAACCTGTTCAAATTCGGCTTTCTGTTTATTGGTGTGAGCATGGTTGTCGGCGTCTTGCTGGCCATTTTGCTTGACCAGAAAATTCGTGCCGAAGGTGCCTTGCGAACCATTTATCTGTACCCGATGGCGCTGTCGTTCATCGTGACCGGTACGGCCTGGAAGTGGATGTTGAATCCGGGGCTGGGTCTGGAAAAGATGGTGCACGACTGGGGCTGGACCAGCTTCCAGTTTGACTGGCTGGTTAATCCTGATATGTCGATTTATACCGTGGTGATCGCTGGTATCTGGCAGTCATCCGGTTTCGTAATGGCGTTGTTCCTGGCTGGTTTGCGCGGTATTGATGATTCGATCATCAAGGCAGCCCAGATTGATGGCGCCACCCTGCCACGCATCTACTGGAAGATCATTCTGCCGGCCATGCGCCCGGTGTTCTTCTCCACGCTGATGATTCTGGCGCACATCGCCATCAAGAGCTTTGACCTTGTGGTTGCACTGACTGGCGGTGGCCCTGGCTTCTCGTCCGACCTGCCGGCAACCTACATGTATGCCATGGCGTTTACCCGTGGCGAAATGGGCCTGGGTTCTGCCAGCGCCATGATGATGCTGTTGACCGTGTCTGCAGTGATTGTGCCTTACCTGTATTCCGAACTGCGCAGAGGTCGCAATGCCTAA
- a CDS encoding ABC transporter substrate-binding protein yields MKTLRMTLCAAALSVACAANAAEVEVLHWWTSGGEAKAAGELKKMLEAKGDKWKDFAVAGGAGDNAMTALKTRVVSGNPPAAAQVKGPAIQEWGDQGVLANIDDVANKNGWNKILPPVVQNVMKYQGHYVAAPVNVHRVNWLWINPDLLKKANAKVPTTWDEFFKTADALQKAGIQPVAYGGQPWQDATVFEDVVLGVGGAPFFKKAFVDLDQTTLKSPTMVKALETYKKIKPYTDKNAAGRDWNLATAMVINGKAGMQFMGDWAKGEFLAAGKVPGKDFVCAPTPGTAKSYTFNIDSFIFFKLKNADAVKGQNDLAETIVSPEFQQVFNLNKGSIPVRLGADMSKFDDCGKQSAKDFEADNKAGTLVPSFAHGMAMHSATQGAMYDVISQFWNDDNMTAQQAAAKLAAAAKVN; encoded by the coding sequence ATGAAAACTTTGCGTATGACGCTCTGCGCAGCGGCTCTGTCCGTTGCTTGCGCTGCCAATGCGGCTGAGGTGGAAGTGCTGCACTGGTGGACATCCGGCGGTGAAGCAAAGGCCGCTGGCGAGCTGAAGAAGATGCTCGAAGCCAAGGGCGACAAGTGGAAGGATTTTGCAGTTGCTGGTGGTGCAGGTGACAACGCCATGACCGCGCTGAAGACGCGCGTGGTGTCGGGTAACCCGCCGGCAGCAGCTCAAGTGAAGGGCCCGGCTATTCAAGAGTGGGGCGATCAAGGCGTTCTGGCCAACATCGATGATGTTGCCAACAAGAACGGCTGGAACAAGATTCTGCCGCCGGTTGTGCAAAACGTGATGAAGTATCAAGGTCACTACGTTGCTGCTCCGGTTAACGTTCACCGCGTGAACTGGCTGTGGATCAACCCGGATCTGCTGAAGAAGGCCAATGCCAAGGTTCCGACAACATGGGACGAATTCTTCAAGACTGCTGATGCCCTGCAAAAAGCTGGCATTCAGCCGGTAGCTTACGGTGGTCAACCGTGGCAAGACGCTACCGTGTTTGAAGATGTGGTTCTGGGTGTTGGTGGCGCACCGTTCTTCAAGAAGGCCTTCGTGGATCTGGATCAAACCACGCTGAAGAGCCCGACCATGGTCAAGGCTCTGGAAACCTACAAGAAGATCAAGCCGTACACCGACAAGAACGCCGCTGGCCGCGACTGGAACCTGGCTACTGCCATGGTTATCAATGGCAAGGCTGGTATGCAGTTCATGGGTGACTGGGCCAAGGGTGAATTCCTGGCTGCTGGCAAGGTTCCGGGCAAAGACTTCGTTTGCGCTCCGACTCCGGGCACTGCCAAGTCCTACACCTTCAACATCGACAGCTTCATTTTCTTCAAGCTGAAGAACGCCGATGCAGTGAAGGGTCAGAACGATCTGGCCGAAACCATCGTTTCGCCGGAATTCCAGCAAGTGTTCAACCTGAACAAGGGTTCCATCCCGGTTCGTCTGGGCGCCGACATGTCCAAGTTTGACGATTGCGGCAAGCAATCGGCCAAGGACTTCGAAGCCGACAACAAGGCTGGCACGCTGGTTCCGTCCTTCGCTCACGGTATGGCCATGCACTCGGCTACCCAAGGCGCCATGTATGACGTTATTTCCCAATTCTGGAACGACGACAACATGACCGCTCAGCAAGCCGCTGCCAAGCTGGCTGCTGCTGCCAAGGTTAACTAA
- a CDS encoding porin, translating to MFYRALIAAAVTAAFAAPAMADVTISGSAEMDLFYRTHQDSAASARNADTMLKDGGSGAFGNEIDLILNFDGVDKLDSGNKLIWRVSQKVATPDTAEWGSREAYIGIVGDWGTFRAGRVFAPSYLALDQFQWGAGNLWEDYGANAVWFKEAVAYATPDFNGFGAQVAYDLGKKNPSGQTWAVDAIATYKGYGLDVAGGYQQQKGLDAVNQDDAFTPSATSTDNKQEFYFAQANWDMGNGVTLRGGYKHNKWQFAEKVENDQFLLAGAYAFNKKSSLGLGWQNIVNSKVNGNKDNDHNANQFFGQYTYSLSKNTNAFVQARYMKFKDADVRPYNAETWQLDGVASSGTDNGARVLVGTWTGF from the coding sequence ATGTTCTATCGTGCTCTGATTGCTGCTGCGGTAACTGCCGCATTTGCTGCCCCGGCCATGGCTGACGTTACGATCAGCGGCTCCGCAGAAATGGATCTGTTCTATCGTACCCATCAGGATTCTGCTGCTAGCGCCCGCAACGCAGATACGATGCTCAAGGATGGCGGGAGTGGCGCTTTTGGTAACGAAATCGACCTGATCCTGAACTTTGACGGCGTCGATAAACTCGACAGCGGTAACAAGCTGATCTGGCGTGTGTCGCAAAAAGTAGCTACGCCGGACACCGCTGAGTGGGGCTCCCGCGAAGCCTATATCGGCATCGTTGGCGACTGGGGTACGTTCCGTGCTGGTCGCGTGTTTGCACCGTCGTATCTGGCGCTTGACCAGTTCCAGTGGGGCGCAGGCAATCTGTGGGAAGACTACGGTGCCAACGCCGTGTGGTTCAAGGAAGCTGTCGCTTACGCAACGCCTGATTTCAACGGCTTTGGTGCTCAGGTTGCGTATGACCTAGGGAAGAAAAACCCGTCTGGCCAGACCTGGGCTGTTGATGCGATTGCCACCTACAAGGGCTATGGCCTGGATGTCGCAGGTGGCTATCAGCAGCAAAAGGGTCTTGACGCTGTGAATCAGGACGACGCATTTACGCCGAGTGCTACCAGCACCGATAACAAGCAAGAGTTCTACTTTGCCCAGGCTAACTGGGACATGGGCAATGGTGTCACCCTCCGCGGCGGCTACAAGCACAATAAATGGCAATTTGCGGAAAAGGTTGAAAACGACCAGTTCTTGCTGGCTGGTGCATACGCGTTCAACAAAAAGAGCTCGTTGGGGCTGGGCTGGCAGAACATCGTCAACAGCAAGGTCAATGGCAACAAGGACAATGATCACAATGCCAACCAGTTCTTTGGCCAGTACACCTATAGCCTGTCCAAAAACACCAACGCCTTCGTGCAAGCTCGCTACATGAAGTTCAAGGATGCCGATGTTCGTCCGTACAATGCTGAGACTTGGCAACTGGACGGCGTAGCCAGCAGCGGCACCGACAATGGTGCTCGTGTTCTGGTCGGTACCTGGACCGGTTTCTAA